The Paraburkholderia caffeinilytica genome segment TGTCGCTGGTGTGATTCGCGCGAATCTCGACCGATGGAGCCGGTGACATGCCCTATCCGAAAATCTACGTCGACGCGATGCTCCTGAACTGGGGTGATCGGCTATTTCACGAACCTTTCTGGCATGCAAAGGCGTCCCGGCGCTCACGGGCGGCCATGCGGGATGAGGCAGCGCGCATGCGCTGCCAACTGGCCCGAACGCTAAAGCGTACCCCGGAGGTGATGGTCAAGATCACCAACAAGGCGTCCAGTGCCCAAGGAATAAGAGCTGTACGTCGGCATCTTCGTTACATCTCGCGTAACGGCCGGGTCGATCTGGAAGATCAGAACGGCGACAAAATTGTCGGCATCGATGCGCTACGCGACCTCACGAAAACCTGGCAGCTTGGCGGATGGGGAATACCGGACAACAGTACTCGCCGCGAAGTATTCAATATCCTTCTGTCGATGCCGCCGGAAACGAATCGGCAGGCCGTGCGCGATGCGGCGCGTGATTTTGCGGCGCTAGAGTTTGGCGATGGACGCGCGTATGTCTTTGCTGCGCACGATGATGAGGCCCATCCGCATGTGCATTTGAGTGTGCAGGTGCGGGGACCGGACGGGCGTCGGTTGAATCCACGTCACAAGGATCTTCAGCGATGGCGTGAATACTTCGCCGAGCAACTTCGGGCGCATGGTGTTGACGCGAACGCCACCTCTCGGCGAACCCGAGGCGTCACACAAAGGTATCCCAAACCTGCAGTCGTGCACATGATGGAACGCGGCGAGACGCCGAGTTTCTGGCGGCTCCTTCCTACCGATGTGCAACGCGAGGCGGGTTGGGTTGCACACGGTGGGGTGTTTGCCGCATGGC includes the following:
- a CDS encoding relaxase/mobilization nuclease domain-containing protein, translated to MPYPKIYVDAMLLNWGDRLFHEPFWHAKASRRSRAAMRDEAARMRCQLARTLKRTPEVMVKITNKASSAQGIRAVRRHLRYISRNGRVDLEDQNGDKIVGIDALRDLTKTWQLGGWGIPDNSTRREVFNILLSMPPETNRQAVRDAARDFAALEFGDGRAYVFAAHDDEAHPHVHLSVQVRGPDGRRLNPRHKDLQRWREYFAEQLRAHGVDANATSRRTRGVTQRYPKPAVVHMMERGETPSFWRLLPTDVQREAGWVAHGGVFAAWREVAYAMATSGARGDREMAVEMAYFVGAMPVQRDRPVAERERITGPERLDRRVRGSDGRSNQVEPDVER